One segment of Comamonas thiooxydans DNA contains the following:
- a CDS encoding polyphenol oxidase family protein, whose protein sequence is MSKTYRPGPPDLWPDSWLVPDWPALPGVHAICTSREGGVSQAPWGSMNLGDHVSDNPAHVRRNRELFNAVLQTRTPGACTAFLQQVHGVDVLTLDAGNVAESNGAAFDACVTDDAGVVCTVMVADCLPVLLAHDSGLVVGAAHAGWRGLAGMPPGRQQSEGPLPGGVLEMLFESFSRKVQAQPSLSAADTEPFRIAARTQAWLGPCIGSESFEVGGEVRDIFVAHDAEAARHFVPVPGSSTKYLADLAQLARQRLAALGIAAIFGNDGSLPWCTVSNASRFFSHRRDAARLGGSGRLAASIWRDA, encoded by the coding sequence ATGAGCAAGACCTATAGGCCGGGCCCTCCGGACCTCTGGCCCGACTCCTGGTTGGTCCCTGACTGGCCGGCTCTGCCCGGCGTGCATGCCATCTGCACCTCGCGCGAGGGCGGCGTCAGTCAGGCACCCTGGGGCAGTATGAACCTGGGCGACCACGTGAGCGACAACCCCGCTCACGTGCGCCGCAACCGTGAACTGTTCAACGCGGTGCTGCAGACCCGTACCCCCGGTGCCTGCACGGCGTTCTTGCAGCAGGTGCATGGCGTGGATGTGCTGACGCTGGACGCAGGCAATGTGGCCGAGTCCAATGGTGCGGCCTTCGATGCCTGTGTGACCGATGATGCAGGCGTGGTCTGCACCGTCATGGTGGCGGACTGTCTGCCCGTGTTGCTGGCCCATGATTCGGGGCTGGTCGTGGGCGCGGCCCATGCGGGCTGGCGTGGCCTGGCCGGCATGCCTCCCGGCAGACAGCAGTCTGAGGGGCCGTTGCCGGGCGGTGTGCTGGAGATGCTTTTCGAGTCTTTTTCCCGGAAAGTGCAGGCGCAGCCATCGCTTTCAGCGGCCGATACGGAGCCGTTCCGGATTGCCGCCCGCACCCAGGCCTGGCTAGGCCCATGCATAGGTTCCGAGTCTTTCGAAGTGGGGGGCGAAGTGCGCGATATCTTCGTGGCGCATGACGCCGAGGCGGCACGACACTTTGTGCCGGTACCGGGCAGCAGCACCAAATATCTGGCCGATCTGGCGCAGCTGGCACGCCAGCGGCTTGCTGCATTGGGCATTGCTGCGATCTTCGGCAACGATGGCAGTCTGCCCTGGTGCACGGTCAGCAATGCATCACGTTTCTTCTCGCACCGGCGCGACGCCGCCCGTCTGGGCGGCAGCGGGCGGCTGGCTGCCAGTATCTGGCGCGACGCCTGA
- the maiA gene encoding maleylacetoacetate isomerase, which produces MKLHTYFRSSASYRVRIALQLKGLSYDSVPVHLVRGEQKAAAYASHVGDTLVPALVTDEGHWLTQSMAIIEYLDETHAETPLLPRDALGRAHVRALAQMVACEIHPLNNLRVLKYLVHEMGASDEAKTGWYAHWVRSGLEAFERQLALLDAERMADGLPPSELCWGDAPTLAECCLIPQIFNAQRFNVNLDGLPRLMGVAERCNALPAFQQAHPSACPDAE; this is translated from the coding sequence ATGAAGCTGCATACCTATTTCCGTTCTTCCGCCTCTTATCGTGTGCGCATTGCGCTGCAACTCAAGGGGCTGTCCTATGACTCTGTGCCCGTGCATCTGGTGCGCGGCGAACAAAAGGCTGCGGCCTATGCCTCCCATGTGGGCGACACGCTGGTGCCTGCACTGGTGACGGACGAGGGGCACTGGCTCACGCAGTCCATGGCCATCATCGAATATCTCGATGAGACGCATGCTGAAACACCATTGCTGCCCAGAGATGCACTGGGCCGTGCCCATGTGCGCGCATTGGCGCAGATGGTGGCTTGTGAGATCCATCCGCTCAACAATCTGCGCGTGCTCAAGTATCTGGTGCATGAAATGGGTGCAAGCGATGAAGCCAAGACGGGCTGGTATGCGCACTGGGTGCGCTCCGGCCTGGAAGCTTTCGAGCGTCAACTGGCGCTGCTGGATGCCGAACGCATGGCTGATGGTTTGCCGCCCTCGGAGTTATGCTGGGGCGATGCGCCGACCCTGGCCGAATGCTGTCTGATTCCGCAGATCTTCAATGCCCAGCGCTTCAATGTGAATCTGGACGGACTTCCGCGTCTGATGGGCGTGGCGGAGCGCTGCAATGCGCTGCCGGCTTTCCAGCAGGCTCACCCTTCGGCCTGTCCGGATGCGGAGTGA
- a CDS encoding fumarylacetoacetate hydrolase family protein: protein MSYVFNPPAVASLPVVGRGERFPIHRIYCVGRNYEDHAKEMGFTGREPPFFFMKPADATVAVEAASTTTVAYPTLTQNLHHEIELVVAIGKAGKNIKAADALQYIYGYAVGLDMTRRDLQNDMKKQGRPWCIGKAFEQSAPIGPITPVDQAGDIVNAEISLQVNGDYRQRSHIHKLIWNIAETIEHLSSAWELQPGDLIMTGTPEGVAAVVKGDVLEGAVTGLESIKIQIA, encoded by the coding sequence ATGAGTTACGTGTTCAATCCCCCTGCCGTTGCCAGCCTGCCTGTTGTGGGCCGCGGCGAGCGCTTTCCCATTCACCGCATCTACTGCGTGGGCCGCAACTATGAGGATCACGCCAAGGAAATGGGCTTTACCGGCCGCGAGCCGCCGTTCTTCTTCATGAAGCCTGCGGACGCGACCGTGGCAGTGGAAGCCGCCAGCACCACCACCGTGGCCTATCCCACGCTCACCCAGAATCTGCACCATGAGATCGAGCTGGTCGTTGCCATCGGCAAGGCAGGCAAGAACATCAAGGCAGCCGATGCACTGCAGTACATCTACGGCTATGCCGTGGGTCTGGACATGACACGTCGCGACCTGCAGAACGACATGAAGAAGCAAGGCCGCCCCTGGTGTATCGGCAAGGCTTTCGAGCAATCAGCCCCCATAGGCCCCATCACGCCGGTCGATCAGGCAGGAGACATCGTCAACGCCGAGATTTCGCTGCAGGTCAATGGTGACTATCGCCAGCGCAGCCACATCCACAAGCTGATCTGGAATATCGCCGAAACCATTGAGCATCTCTCCAGCGCCTGGGAACTGCAGCCCGGCGACCTGATCATGACCGGCACCCCCGAGGGCGTGGCCGCCGTGGTCAAGGGCGATGTGCTGGAAGGCGCAGTCACCGGACTTGAATCCATCAAGATCCAGATCGCCTAA